One Thiocapsa bogorovii DNA segment encodes these proteins:
- a CDS encoding thioredoxin family protein has translation MASLETPVCDFGRPAPDFALPGTDGKVWTRDACAGERGLLVMFICNHCPYVKAVRERIVKDARELIDIGIGCVAVMSNDPHDYPEDSFENMQRVAEAFRFPFPYLLDETQAVAKAYGAICTPDFFGYNAALELQYRGRLDASRKETAPEDAPRDLFEAMQQVARTGNGPERQIPSIGCSIKWKSA, from the coding sequence ATGGCTTCGCTCGAAACCCCCGTTTGCGACTTCGGGCGCCCCGCGCCGGATTTCGCCCTCCCCGGCACCGACGGCAAGGTCTGGACCCGCGACGCTTGTGCCGGAGAGCGCGGCTTGCTCGTCATGTTCATCTGCAACCACTGCCCCTACGTCAAAGCGGTTCGGGAGCGCATCGTCAAAGATGCTCGCGAGCTGATCGACATCGGAATCGGCTGTGTTGCGGTCATGTCCAACGATCCGCACGACTACCCGGAAGACTCCTTCGAGAACATGCAACGGGTCGCCGAAGCGTTTCGCTTCCCGTTTCCCTACCTGCTCGACGAGACCCAAGCCGTCGCGAAGGCTTACGGGGCAATCTGCACGCCGGACTTCTTCGGATACAACGCGGCGCTCGAGCTCCAGTACCGAGGGCGTCTCGATGCCAGTCGCAAGGAGACGGCGCCGGAGGATGCGCCACGCGATCTTTTCGAAGCCATGCAGCAGGTTGCGCGAACAGGAAACGGCCCTGAACGACAGATCCCGAGCATCGGCTGTTCCATCAAATGGAAGTCGGCGTAG